From Calditrichia bacterium, the proteins below share one genomic window:
- a CDS encoding right-handed parallel beta-helix repeat-containing protein, producing the protein MRFLWILLMLTTFFLYSSQAAEIYVDDVASNGNGTLNSPFNSISSALNAANPGDIIRVLPGNYAQKITSQISGTSGSPITIRAHDPGNRPVFSLSGTVMDISHDNIVIDGIVLDAQFSGNDIVRIDNAENLTIRNSEIRNATKDGIDMEQSNNVLIENTKIHHCLAGTINSQQDAHGVVAVTSTNITIRDCEIYYVSGDCFQADPSRGTPVWDNVLIENSKLWTGPLPADAAGWNAGEVPGENAIDTKVNGSSGNANYRAKLTLRHVEAYGFVPGYISNRAAFNIKEKVDCFMDGVIAHNNEIGFRLRGPGSNGGAHITIINSIAYDNETTFRTEDDLEKLLIYNSTFDIGTGNRYFQNASGGYDPAGFDLRNSLFLGTKPSDASQPSNLSANASFFVNRSSNDYRLSGSSPAIDAGETIAIVTHDFAGNSRTAGQYDVGAFEGNPATGIDDDAAPLEGFRLQQNYPNPFNPETTIEFSMASAGRVTLEIFDVLGRKVRTLVSDFLPSGSYSQRWNGRNDVGDLVESGVYVYRLQAGNFSRIRKMQLIQ; encoded by the coding sequence GTTTTTTATGGATTTTATTGATGTTAACCACATTTTTTCTCTACTCATCCCAGGCTGCGGAAATTTATGTGGATGATGTTGCGAGCAATGGCAACGGCACGTTGAACAGCCCGTTCAACAGCATTTCCTCGGCGTTGAACGCTGCCAATCCCGGGGATATTATTCGGGTGTTGCCCGGCAATTACGCCCAAAAAATTACCAGCCAAATCAGCGGAACCTCCGGTTCGCCAATTACGATCCGGGCGCATGATCCGGGAAACCGTCCGGTATTTTCGCTATCCGGAACGGTGATGGACATTTCGCACGATAATATCGTAATTGATGGTATTGTGCTGGATGCGCAATTTTCCGGCAATGATATCGTGCGGATTGACAACGCGGAGAATCTGACGATCCGTAACAGCGAAATTCGCAATGCCACAAAAGACGGCATCGATATGGAGCAATCCAATAATGTGCTCATCGAAAACACAAAAATTCACCACTGTTTGGCGGGAACAATAAACAGCCAGCAGGACGCGCACGGCGTTGTTGCGGTAACTTCCACTAATATTACCATCCGCGACTGCGAAATTTATTACGTTTCCGGGGATTGTTTTCAGGCTGACCCGAGTCGTGGAACACCGGTTTGGGACAACGTGCTCATCGAAAACAGCAAGTTGTGGACCGGTCCGCTGCCCGCCGATGCCGCAGGGTGGAATGCCGGTGAAGTTCCCGGCGAAAACGCCATCGACACCAAAGTGAACGGCAGCTCCGGCAATGCTAACTATCGGGCAAAGCTGACCTTACGGCATGTGGAAGCCTATGGGTTTGTCCCGGGTTACATCAGCAATCGTGCGGCGTTCAATATTAAAGAAAAAGTAGATTGTTTTATGGATGGCGTTATCGCACACAATAACGAAATCGGTTTCCGGTTGCGGGGACCCGGCAGTAACGGCGGTGCGCACATCACCATAATTAACAGTATTGCGTATGATAACGAAACAACTTTCCGAACGGAAGATGATCTGGAAAAATTGCTGATTTACAACAGCACTTTCGATATTGGTACCGGAAATCGCTATTTCCAGAATGCTAGCGGCGGATACGATCCGGCGGGATTCGATTTGCGAAACTCGCTGTTTCTCGGCACAAAACCAAGTGATGCGTCGCAGCCGTCCAATCTTTCGGCGAACGCGTCGTTTTTTGTCAACCGTTCGTCAAACGATTACCGGCTGAGCGGCAGCAGTCCCGCCATCGATGCCGGGGAAACTATCGCGATTGTGACCCACGATTTTGCGGGAAATTCGCGAACGGCGGGGCAATATGATGTTGGCGCATTTGAAGGCAATCCTGCCACCGGTATCGATGACGATGCCGCGCCGCTGGAAGGATTTCGGCTGCAGCAAAATTACCCGAATCCCTTCAATCCGGAAACGACCATCGAATTTTCGATGGCATCCGCCGGACGCGTAACGTTGGAAATTTTTGATGTGCTCGGGCGAAAAGTGCGTACGCTGGTTTCCGATTTTCTGCCATCCGGCAGCTATTCCCAGCGCTGGAACGGGCGAAATGATGTTGGTGATCTGGTGGAAAGCGGCGTTTACGTGTATCGGTTGCAGGCGGGCAATTTTAGCCGCATTCGCAAAATGCAATTGATTCAATAA
- a CDS encoding hydroxymethylglutaryl-CoA reductase, with protein sequence MALVPSLLLKQLYTFGSLENTTDGIRFSLKNRLSDATLTGFRSLEIDGKSISVSDISLDLGGENAVDPATLSKNPLDFPLRRSIDIRAKSSPLEKGKHQILLVFDTKPFGKLKLNVEDSISDIKETTVRIPRNDADDYSEEAIQTRQKFVEKITGVSLKHSAKYSFDPHITQGNCEHFTGVAQVPMGIAGPLTVHGEHAKGDFLIPMATAEGTLVASYNRGIKLINSCGGVKCSVVDDLMQRAPVFVFDDAREAREFVKWVQENFKTIAEHAETTSSVAKLQYIDPYLASKFAYLRFNYTTGDAAGQNMVGRATFAACSWILDHYKGIKRFFLESNFATDKKASQVNIMRTRGKRVTAEALIKRDVLVQVMRVEPESLAYHAGVAGIGSFLSGVNNNGLHSANAITAMFIATGQDVANVSESSAGIIYTEITPEKDLYISITIPSLIVATYGGGVGLATQKECLEMLGCYGRGKVKKFAEIVAGVVLAGELSLASAISSSDWVSSHEQYGRNR encoded by the coding sequence ATGGCACTTGTTCCCAGCTTGTTGCTTAAACAATTGTACACGTTCGGCAGTTTGGAAAACACAACGGATGGCATCCGTTTTTCTCTCAAAAACCGTTTGAGTGATGCAACGCTCACCGGGTTTCGCAGTCTCGAAATCGATGGAAAATCCATTTCAGTATCCGATATTTCACTGGATTTGGGCGGCGAAAACGCGGTGGATCCCGCAACGTTGAGCAAAAATCCACTCGATTTTCCGCTGCGCAGATCCATCGACATCCGGGCAAAAAGCAGCCCGTTGGAAAAAGGCAAACATCAGATATTGCTGGTTTTCGACACCAAACCCTTTGGCAAACTGAAGTTAAATGTCGAAGACAGCATCTCGGATATCAAAGAAACCACCGTGCGCATTCCCCGGAATGACGCCGATGATTACTCCGAAGAAGCCATCCAGACCCGCCAAAAATTTGTTGAGAAAATTACCGGTGTTTCGCTGAAACACTCTGCGAAATACTCGTTCGACCCGCACATTACCCAGGGCAATTGCGAACATTTTACCGGCGTGGCGCAGGTGCCAATGGGCATTGCCGGTCCGTTGACGGTTCACGGCGAGCACGCCAAAGGCGATTTTTTGATCCCGATGGCAACTGCGGAAGGCACGTTGGTGGCGTCGTATAATCGCGGGATCAAATTGATCAACTCCTGCGGCGGCGTAAAATGCAGCGTTGTGGACGACCTGATGCAACGTGCACCGGTGTTCGTTTTCGACGATGCCCGCGAAGCCCGCGAATTTGTAAAATGGGTGCAGGAAAATTTCAAAACGATAGCGGAACATGCGGAAACGACATCCAGCGTCGCCAAGCTACAATATATTGACCCTTACCTCGCGAGCAAGTTTGCCTATCTGCGTTTCAATTACACCACCGGCGATGCCGCAGGTCAAAATATGGTTGGGCGAGCAACATTTGCCGCATGCAGCTGGATTCTCGATCACTACAAAGGTATCAAACGATTTTTCCTCGAATCGAACTTTGCGACAGACAAAAAAGCATCGCAGGTGAACATTATGCGCACGCGCGGCAAACGCGTAACCGCGGAAGCGCTGATTAAACGCGATGTGCTAGTTCAGGTGATGCGCGTTGAGCCGGAAAGCCTGGCTTATCACGCCGGTGTGGCGGGAATCGGCAGCTTTTTGTCGGGCGTGAACAACAACGGATTGCATTCCGCGAACGCCATTACCGCGATGTTTATCGCCACCGGACAGGATGTCGCCAACGTTTCGGAATCCTCCGCCGGCATTATTTATACTGAAATTACACCGGAAAAAGATCTGTATATTTCCATCACCATTCCATCGCTGATTGTAGCGACTTACGGCGGCGGTGTCGGATTGGCGACCCAAAAAGAGTGCCTCGAAATGCTCGGCTGTTACGGTCGCGGGAAAGTCAAAAAATTTGCGGAAATTGTGGCGGGCGTTGTGCTGGCTGGCGAGTTGTCGCTGGCTTCCGCTATTTCATCATCGGACTGGGTTTCCAGCCACGAACAATATGGCAGAAATCGTTGA
- a CDS encoding DUF1566 domain-containing protein, whose amino-acid sequence MAMITLTWLWDGATGTLVLVTLVILVISLLIWAMELFWKRYFATDFIYQPGEIFPQSYQTYDPLKPELAEKYNIYLHQNLEKFIAGEERWQPVIDPFAEFDELLKSPDSERYVMILAAPGMGKTAFVKGCKRWQQKKLHHRLKVAHLPLSRREARLRLVRLPNPRQTILILDNLESLFLPGVFPDKKLKRWMDKTRKFPLVMLIGRMEGLPPISSVPEKKGLCKIDSQPFHEYEFILYRIALPDTPDRKEWVNSTVPFYQFRKRRAYEEWLERNPKFVNKPLFLHYLPYIANETLVNHREGYRLICEHAATATAAQMKPQIEPHQLLDFWESLAEICYRQRMSGAGGAVSQEKFEDCCRNCHIDLHQWKPGNLSLVKKDQLGKWLFAEQSVEEYLVSRRFLALPETFDGLRFTKQLQTFLWDTFSDEITAGRELSGDWLRHGDFSAFRVRLPNQPSHELEMDDIRPKMITEVLERYPFFDRVHQPNARGLHHLFEPKVVNGSKVVVDHCTNLMWDQSDPFPKIPIREFENRLKIVRYAGFSDWRLPTLEEGLSLLHPQTGDSAYIHPALSDPRTEIWLAERDAPDSQWVAFFAEGTCRPAHVSDRHFVRLVRNC is encoded by the coding sequence ATGGCAATGATTACCTTAACCTGGCTGTGGGACGGTGCAACGGGAACCCTGGTTCTGGTGACGTTGGTGATTCTTGTTATCTCGCTGTTAATTTGGGCAATGGAGCTTTTTTGGAAACGGTATTTTGCAACAGATTTTATCTATCAGCCGGGTGAAATTTTTCCGCAATCCTATCAAACCTACGATCCGCTGAAGCCGGAACTCGCTGAAAAATATAATATTTATCTCCACCAAAATCTGGAAAAATTTATTGCAGGAGAGGAACGCTGGCAACCGGTTATCGATCCGTTTGCGGAATTTGACGAGCTGCTTAAATCACCGGATTCTGAACGATACGTAATGATTCTGGCTGCGCCGGGAATGGGAAAAACCGCTTTTGTGAAAGGCTGCAAACGGTGGCAGCAAAAAAAATTGCATCATCGATTGAAAGTGGCACATCTGCCGTTATCCCGGAGGGAGGCACGATTGCGACTGGTGCGGCTGCCCAATCCGCGCCAAACCATCCTCATTTTGGACAATCTCGAATCACTGTTTCTGCCCGGTGTTTTCCCGGACAAAAAGCTAAAACGCTGGATGGATAAAACCCGAAAATTTCCGTTGGTGATGTTGATCGGGCGGATGGAAGGTTTGCCGCCAATCAGCAGTGTGCCCGAAAAAAAGGGGCTTTGCAAAATCGATAGTCAGCCGTTTCACGAATATGAATTTATCCTGTACCGGATTGCACTTCCCGATACACCCGACCGCAAGGAATGGGTGAACAGCACCGTGCCGTTTTATCAATTTCGCAAACGAAGAGCATACGAAGAATGGCTGGAACGTAATCCAAAATTTGTGAACAAACCGTTGTTTTTACATTATTTACCATATATTGCAAATGAAACGTTGGTGAACCATCGGGAAGGTTACCGGTTGATTTGTGAGCACGCTGCAACCGCTACGGCTGCGCAGATGAAGCCGCAAATTGAGCCGCATCAGCTGCTGGATTTTTGGGAATCACTGGCGGAAATTTGTTATCGTCAGCGCATGAGCGGCGCCGGTGGTGCTGTTTCACAGGAAAAATTTGAGGATTGCTGCCGTAATTGCCATATCGATTTGCATCAGTGGAAACCCGGAAATTTGTCTTTGGTGAAAAAAGACCAGCTTGGCAAATGGTTGTTTGCAGAACAAAGTGTTGAAGAATATCTGGTGTCGCGGCGATTTTTGGCGCTGCCGGAGACATTTGACGGATTGCGTTTTACCAAACAACTCCAAACTTTTTTGTGGGATACATTTTCCGATGAAATCACTGCCGGGCGCGAGCTCTCCGGCGATTGGCTGCGACACGGCGATTTCTCCGCGTTTCGGGTGCGCCTGCCAAATCAGCCATCGCATGAGTTGGAAATGGATGACATTCGCCCCAAGATGATTACCGAAGTTTTGGAGCGATACCCGTTTTTTGATCGCGTTCACCAGCCGAATGCTCGCGGATTGCATCATTTGTTCGAGCCGAAAGTGGTGAATGGCAGCAAAGTTGTTGTCGATCACTGCACCAATTTAATGTGGGACCAAAGCGATCCGTTCCCGAAAATACCGATCCGCGAATTTGAAAATCGCCTGAAAATTGTCCGTTACGCCGGATTTTCTGACTGGCGATTGCCAACTCTGGAAGAAGGGTTATCCCTGTTGCATCCGCAAACCGGCGATTCAGCATACATTCATCCGGCGCTGAGCGATCCGCGAACGGAAATCTGGCTTGCGGAACGGGATGCGCCGGATAGCCAATGGGTGGCATTTTTCGCCGAAGGCACCTGTCGCCCGGCGCACGTTTCCGATCGCCATTTTGTGCGGCTGGTTCGAAATTGCTAA
- a CDS encoding sigma-70 family RNA polymerase sigma factor translates to MNDRISGADRSRKSTDADEAKERIWMTFEAIYREYGDKIMNLAYRMTGSKESARDMTQEIFIKVYENMDSFRGDSQVFTWLYRIATNHIFNFLKKERRRKWLNLMDKPLSEVLQEDQIDPLFWSRSAPQPDRQMEKSEREKRVWQSIQQLSPKYRVPLVLNRYEDMSYQEIAETMQLSLSAVESRIHRAKKELVKLLEPYIMDL, encoded by the coding sequence TTGAATGATCGAATTTCCGGCGCAGATCGTTCCCGGAAATCAACGGATGCGGACGAAGCAAAAGAGAGAATCTGGATGACATTTGAGGCGATTTATCGTGAATATGGCGATAAAATAATGAATCTGGCCTACCGGATGACCGGAAGCAAAGAATCCGCACGCGATATGACGCAGGAAATTTTCATCAAGGTTTACGAAAATATGGACAGTTTTCGGGGAGATTCTCAGGTATTTACCTGGCTGTATCGCATCGCTACCAACCATATTTTTAATTTCCTGAAAAAAGAGCGACGCCGTAAGTGGTTGAATTTAATGGACAAACCGCTGTCCGAAGTGCTGCAGGAAGATCAGATCGATCCGTTATTCTGGAGTCGCAGCGCACCGCAGCCGGACCGGCAAATGGAAAAATCGGAGCGCGAAAAACGTGTGTGGCAGTCGATTCAGCAACTGTCGCCAAAATACCGGGTGCCGCTGGTACTCAATCGATATGAGGATATGAGCTATCAGGAAATCGCTGAAACCATGCAACTCAGCCTCAGTGCGGTTGAATCCCGGATTCATCGCGCCAAAAAAGAGCTGGTCAAATTGTTGGAGCCATATATTATGGATTTGTAA
- a CDS encoding periplasmic heavy metal sensor translates to MKPKILIGILLFLIVVNVATIGSFFYFRMQHMPPLDERPPLGALLTPEKREQLHTMMRGFQEEIHPIRQELQVNENELYQLLISESPDREMIDQKMNDISRLRQEIAQKAIDRMLVAKEFMNEKEQRIFFQHLLENRMGPREFGKQRFRGKQPPPFMRDRDNPPPRGN, encoded by the coding sequence ATGAAACCGAAAATTCTGATTGGCATTCTGCTGTTTCTGATCGTCGTCAATGTGGCAACCATCGGCAGTTTTTTCTACTTTCGCATGCAACATATGCCACCGTTGGATGAACGCCCACCGTTGGGGGCGCTGCTGACACCCGAAAAAAGAGAACAATTGCACACAATGATGCGCGGGTTTCAGGAAGAAATTCACCCCATCCGGCAAGAATTGCAGGTCAATGAAAATGAATTGTATCAATTATTAATCAGCGAATCACCCGATCGCGAAATGATCGATCAGAAAATGAATGACATCAGCCGGCTGCGTCAGGAAATTGCTCAAAAAGCAATCGACCGGATGCTGGTTGCCAAAGAATTTATGAACGAAAAAGAGCAAAGAATATTTTTTCAACACTTGCTGGAGAACCGGATGGGCCCGAGGGAATTCGGCAAGCAACGATTCCGTGGCAAACAACCGCCCCCATTTATGCGGGATCGGGATAATCCCCCGCCACGGGGTAATTAA
- a CDS encoding Spy/CpxP family protein refolding chaperone, with protein MKRFTQTSMIAMLIALFSFAALAQPGGGGFRGPRGGDDDDFGPQRGARMAKFLDLTEEQKTKVEDMRLNHQREMLPLRSEMQGLHTELKLVETTETYNAAKAESLVKKMGELRTKMHLQRLKNHQEMRSLLTTEQRKKLDSMMLSRGDGNGRGMRGGKGGHGRGMGQGRGCPNCN; from the coding sequence ATGAAACGATTCACCCAAACTTCGATGATTGCGATGTTGATTGCACTGTTCAGTTTTGCAGCGTTGGCACAGCCGGGTGGCGGCGGATTTCGTGGACCCCGCGGTGGCGACGACGATGATTTTGGCCCGCAGCGCGGCGCACGAATGGCAAAATTTCTGGATCTCACAGAAGAGCAGAAAACCAAAGTTGAGGATATGCGATTGAATCACCAGCGCGAAATGCTGCCGCTGCGTTCCGAAATGCAAGGCTTGCACACAGAGCTGAAACTGGTTGAAACCACCGAAACATACAATGCCGCAAAAGCGGAAAGCCTGGTGAAAAAAATGGGCGAACTGCGCACAAAAATGCACCTGCAGCGGTTGAAAAATCATCAGGAAATGCGCAGCTTGCTGACGACGGAACAGCGCAAAAAACTTGATTCGATGATGCTTTCCCGTGGCGATGGTAACGGACGCGGCATGCGCGGTGGCAAAGGCGGACACGGTCGCGGAATGGGGCAGGGAAGAGGCTGCCCGAACTGTAATTAA